In the genome of Labeo rohita strain BAU-BD-2019 chromosome 2, IGBB_LRoh.1.0, whole genome shotgun sequence, the window cttgtgaacgcGTGGCAGAaatttcataacattacggttaaaccactgatgtcacatggactactttaatgATGTCCATACTAGCTTTTTGGGCCTGGGAATGTTTTAGTTGCattgatgtctatgcagggtcagaaactctctgatttcatcaaaaataccttcatttgtgttctggagaagaacgaaagtcttatgggtttggagcgATATGAGGGGAGTAATTAAttatcagaatttttatttttgggtgaactattcctttacgGCAGGGGTGTCCAACttagttcctggagggccacagccctgcagagtttaggtaaagcctgcaaccattagctGAAAAAAGTGTAATGGCTAAAGCAGACGCTTCCGGTCTGGCAGTACGTGGGAAAGGAAACCagaggctgttttttttaatgggtgTCAATGGAGGACAGGCTTTActatgctgaataaacagcttttaaacagaataaacagagaaaatggcttatcatttaataaattgaCAGCCTATTTGCTAATACTTTTGGATTGACCTATTTTTAGAGTTCaccacaaaaaaatgctgttttataagagaagtcactggCTTTTTGCAATAATTGGGATTCAGCTTACGGCAATTCTAATTCATTTCTATGGTATCTGTGAATGCCGATTGAGTATCGCATAACCGTGactaatgtgattggttattaagggatatgtgatccaagttagccgttacactttctccaatagtaagtaatacagaccctctcatctcccagTAGTAAGACAGTCTCTGGTTTAGATTTAACGCTAATTAAATGCACCTGATCTGCGTAATCAAGTCCTTCATGCTTATTTGAGTGCTACATGGGATGCTTCTCAATTCTTATTTGTGCATCCTCGTTTCCTTGCTTCCTTTCTTCGCGTCTTAGCTCTACCCCTTCAGGATGCGAGTGAAGGACGCAAGGAAAAGACGCCAGGACGAAGGAATCAAAGGATGAACATTGGAATAATTTTGAGCACTCAAGCGTCACTTCAAAGCATCATCAGCTGTGCTAAACGGATCTGCCCATATGTTGTTAAAGTTCGTTATTTAAggcattcataataaatatgaataaagcaAGATGCCCTGTTTAAATATATGGcattatttaaactgcaaaggtaaaatataaatgtaaattattacgACAGATGTGAAGGGGGAGGAGAATTTAAATGTGCGTCACGTTTAGTCGATAAAACACTTTAGCAAAGCATAGACCTGTGTATCCTCGCTCATGACTTCTCAGGAAGGCTCCTCACTCCTCGATCCTCGCCTCCTCGTGGTGCAGTTAGAGAATTGAGATGTCCTACAAGATGGCTGAGCTCGATCGGTTTCCGGGTCATAGGATGGAGGACGGAGGAGCGAGGACACCTGTGCTTTAAAGATTTTTCTTGCGAAAATTTTTTCGATAGACTTACGGAGAACAAGAGCCTTGAGTTGCAAAGGTCTGAAATGTAGGATGGTATAAGAAAGCTGCAAGCTTATTAGTCCCGATGCCTAACGCCCACTCCATATTGAGGCTGCTGATCAGCATGCTGTTTCACCAACTTATCAGTTAGAGCCTTTATCATGAATAGTAATGTTATTACATTTCAGTTCACATCCGGGCCAAATCAAAAGGTTTGTTCGACTTCGCCTGTAGCTGAAAACACGGATTCGTAAGCATTACTGAAACTGAAGGTGTGagaataaacataataaaacagcTGTGTTGTCATCAGAAATTGTGCAGCTGCTCTGGAGAAAATGCAGAATGAGCCAGCCGACTGCTCTCAAGTCACTCTTGTTGTACCTTGATAtgtcacaaaaataataattcattacatttatatagcactttttatTGTGAGGGGGTATCTCCTTATccaccaccagtgtgcagcatccacCTGGATGATGCGACGGCAGCCATAGTGCACCAAAACGTCCACCAGACGCCAGCTTACTGGTGGAGAGGAGACAGAGCGATAAAGCCAATTAGTATATGGGGATTGTTAGGAGGCCAACAGGCAAATTTGGCCAGGATGCTGAGGTCATACCGCTATGCTTTTCGAAAGACGTGGGATTTTTGTCAGTTTAACATCCTATCAGAAGGACGGTGCTTTTTGACAGTATAGTGTCCCCATCATTATACTAGGGCACTAGGACCCACACAGACCACAGGTTAAGCACCCCCTGCAGCAACCTAGTTTTCCCAGGAGTCTGTCAGTCTGCTCAGTGCCACGCCTGTTGAGACCTGTTGTTGGGCACTTTTGACTTGGCCATTCAGAACACTTTACCAACCACCCTGaataccctggcaaccactATGAACACCTTAGCCACTGCTTAGCAGTGGCTTGGCAAGCAATCAACCCTGCATCGTGGCAAAAAGTCATacattacagataatgtactcacccccttgtcatccaagacgtttatgtctttctttctccatttcagcatttttctccatataatggactgctatggtgccccgagtttgaacttccaaaatgcagtttaaatgtggcttcaaacgatcccaaatgcagttgtaaatgatcccagccgaggaataagtgtcttatctagtgaaacgatcggttattttcattaaaaatatataatttaaatagttttaatctcaaacactcgtcttgtcttgctctgcctgaactctgtgtattctggctcaagacagttaggatatgtcgaaaaactcagatcgtattttctccctcagcttcaaaaatcatttcaaaatcatcctacatcactgcagaagtaccgacccagtctatgcaaagtgaaaatgcaaagaagatcaaacacccttaacaaaaaaggtaaaaacagtgatataggatgattttgaagttaagaagaacatgagatgggagttcttcgacataccctaactgtcatgaaccggaaaaaacaggtagtccaggcagagtaagacaagacattaaaaagtaaatataaatataaattatttttatcgtttcgctagataagacccttcttcctcagctgggatcatttacaaccgcatttaggatcgtttgaagccgcatttaaatgcattttggaagttaaaatcAAAAAGACACCATAGAAGtttactatatggagaaaaatgcttgaatcctcaaaaaacataatttctttacgacagaagaaagaaagacatgaacatcttggatgacaaggcggtgagtacattatctgtaaatctttgttctggaagtggacttctcctttaagaccaTTTTAGAACagattgttttcatttgcattCTGTCTTCTCACACTGAGGTGCAtgagtttttttgtgtttggaatgacttgAAAATCTGGTTTTTAACTCTGTTACAGGGGGTCAAGAAGCCTTTTGAAGAGGTCATTAAAGCAAACATCGGAGACGCTCACGCTATGGGGCAACGGCCAATCACCTTTTTCCGACAGGTACCTGAGTCCTCTCCTTTTGCTGACTAAGAGCCTCAATGAATGATCTACTCTTGATGTTTCAAGTCATTTTCAGGTCCACTGCGCTTTCAGCTATTCCATGCATTAACCAAAGTCAACAGTTTCAGATAAAACTATTTGTACATagccaacattttattttattttttttaaataaatttagcttTGTTACTAGATGTTTTATGTAGCCTCATaagctactttttttttctctaggtGATGGCATTGTGTACTTATCCACAACTACTTGATGACAGCAAGTTTCCAGAAGATGCCAAAAATCGAGCAAGGCGTATTTTACAATCATGTGGAGGAAACAGCATCGGTACGTGATGTGTGTATAATGAGAGTTGGCATGAAAGTGTCAAATGACAATAATCTTCAAAGGTTTACAATTATTACACATGCAGATGTATGatctcatatgtgaccctggaccacaaaaccagtcataaggatctaAAGGATCTATAAGTTttttgatttatacatcatctgaaagctgaataaaaaagctttctattgatgtttGGCTGatatacaacaatttgaaaatctggaatctgagggtgcaaaaaatctaaattttgagaaaaacacctttaaagttgtccaagtgaagtttttagcaatgcatattacttatcaaaaattcagttttgatatttttacggtaggaaatttacaaaatatcttcatggaacatgatttacttaatatcctagatttttggcgtaaaagaaaagaaatattacTACCTTCagataataattttgtttaaatgtacatgtatataaagtcaaaatgatatgATAACCaattttattcctgtaatgagAGAAACTTGatatttattgagaaaaaaatgttgagagaGTCTTGCTTTTATCCAGTAGTCTCTTTTGGAAAGGTAAAATAAGAGGCCTTGGTGATGTCATCTGAAAAGTAAAGTTATTTTAGAGACAGAGCaagttgtaacattttttttctcttttggaaTATTGCGCACTGATGTATCATTTACAGTAGGGCTAGGAAATATGTGTTAGGAAAGTAAATatggtcatttttaattaaatgttgaatTTAACTGAACTGCAAAATAGTGAAAACCCTAGgtgatagtttacccaaaaaattaaaattgtcatcaaatgttttggaggaaaaaatgtattgtataaaAACAAGCAGGGATCCAGttttgttttggaccccattgactttttTGACTCATTATATGGATAAAACCAGTTAACACATTCTTTGAAATATCATCTTTTaagttacaaataaaaaaaaaggagtgatgACCAGTTACAGGACTTACATACAGTTTTCTATGTACATTTTAACCAAAAGTCTTAATTGTTAACTAATGAAAGCACTGATGTTACCCAATGTTCTCCAGTCAAGGATGTTACTGATTAAAGTGATGATGTTAGTCACTGTCCAAAAGGCCTCTATTATGGGTTGTGAGGAAACTCTTTCCATattcatacactgtaaaaaaaaatatatttgttgagtcaacttaaaataatttgttacccggctaccttaaaatattaagttcagtcaactcaaaaaaagtttagtcaacttgaaatgtttagttatactaagtgacagttTAGAtattaagttgattcaacttaaaatgttaaggcagctgggtaacgtACCTAGCtcttaagtttaacaaaccaattttttttgttaagtcaactcaaatatctaagttgtcacttagtacaacttaacatttcaagttgattaaacttatttgagttgacagaacgtaaaattttaaggcagcagagtaacaaattattttaagttgactcaacaaatttttttgtttgtttgttttttacagtgtacctacCTTTGCTCTGTTCCTTCTCTCAGGTgcatacacaaccagtcaagGCATTGATTGTGTGAGGCACGATGTTGCAAACTACATACAGCGTCGTGACGGCGGTATCCCGTCTGATCCTGATAACATCTATCTCACGACAGGAGCCAGTGACGGCATTGTGGTACGTCAGGCAAACGCAAACACAGTTCTCTGTATGCTGAATTTGTGTACTCAGAGTCAGCCTGCTCCAGTATGCcaattaaagaaacagttcaccagTTTCCTGCTCTGGTATATCCGCTAtacttattttttcatataagtataacaaaattattttgttataattcagTATATCAGATTTAAAATCTGATAGTCTTACATTGAACCCTCTAGATGTAAACAACCATTTAGAAACCACATGACAAGGCCCAAGCAACCATGTACAACCCCCTTTCATCATACAATGGAAATGTAGTCTTATTTCTTATTGTCTTATTGTCTCTTGTTGTCTTTTAGACCATATTGAAGCTGTTGACTGCTGGAGAGGGTCGTACGCGGACAGGGATCATGATCTCTATTCCTCAGTACCCTCTGTACTCTGCATCTGTAGCAGAGCTGGGTGCAGTTCAGGTCAATTACTACTTGAATGAAGAGAAGTGCTGGAGTTTAGACATTAGTGAGCTACAGCGCTCTCTACAGGCAGCCAGGGAGCATTGCAACCCCCGTGTACTGTGTATCATCAACCCTGGCAACCCAACTGGTAAGCCATTccttaaaaaagaaattgatTATCTTTAATGTACagtttattattagttattatatgTACAGTAATAATAACTACCTATcaaaacttttattatatttagtataataaaaatataataataattaactcaTTATAATATCGATAcagttttataaaatttaaacattatgtataatattataatataaataaaaaaatattttaaaatatcttaacttaCACTGtcggtcaaaagtttgggatcagtatgatttttaatgtattttaaataagtttctaatgctcatcaaggctgcttttatttgattaaaaatacagaaaacagttatattgtgtaatattattacaatgtaaaacaacattcttctattttaatatacattaaaatctaatttatttctgcaatcaaagctgaatttttcagcatcattactccagtattcagtgtcacatgatccgtcagaaatTATTTTGATATACAGATTTATtgtcagtgctggaaacagttgtgtttcttaataattttttggaacctgtgatactttttttcaggattctttggatAAAAAgttagaaagaacagcatttatttaaaataaaaaactgctgtataaaatttgggggtcagtaaatttttattctttttttttttttttttgaaagacattaattttatttacttttattcaccaaccaaggatgtgttaaattaataaaaaagtgatagcatagatttacatttatattttgttagaaaagatttatattttgaataaatgtatttcttctgtgttattcatcaaagaatcctgaaaaaattaattacaggttccataaaatatttggcagcacagctgtttccaacattgataattctaaaaataaatcagcgtattagaatgatttctgaagaatcatgtgacacttaagactggagtaacagctgatgaaaattcagctttgcatcacaggaataaattatattttacagtatattaaaataaaaattatttaaaaattattttatatagtaatacATTTCGcagtattatagtttttttttctgtatttttttatcaaataaatgcagtcttgatgagcaaaagaaactttttaaaaaaacattacaagtcttactgatcctgaacggtagtgtgtgtatatatatatatatatatatatatatatatatatatatactatcaaatgtttggggtcagtaagattctttttttcaaaaagaaatgtatacttttattcacaaatattaattaaattgatccaaagtgacacacatgcacacacacaattcaaatacattCTGTTCTTTCGAAcctttctaataaaaaaaaaaattacatcatggtttccacaaaaatattaagcagcacaaccattttcagctgtaattaataataataataatgtttcttgagcatcaaatcagtatattagaatggtttctgagtgatcatgtgacactgaggactgaagTAGTGGATCTTTCcaatgacaggaataaataaaattttgtgttctaaattgcaataatatttcataatattactgttttcacttaattttgagCGTTGTTAGCATAAgaaacatcaaaaacattttacatgctATAATAATCCAAAACACAGTATATATAACCTTTTGcaagattgtattttctgaattatttatCCTTTAGAAATGACTTCATTCATTTCTTTCCATTTTATAAACAATTTCTTTCCATTCTTTCTTTTGATAGGTCAGGTACAAAGCAGACAATGTATTGAAGATGTAATCCGATTTGCCGCCAAAGAAAACCTCTTCCTAATGGCTGATGAAGTAAGTTAATAGTGGCGGTCGTATAGTCTTTACaccatattatattattctatGAAATCtgtatttacactaagtgcaactAAGAGGTTGCGCTAGACCTTAACATTGTTAACgtcatcagtgttggggagtaactagttacatgtaatggaattatgtaatttaattacaaaataaatgtaattgtaattagttacagttactgagaaaaaatgtgtaattaaattacaattacttttgaaaaatgccagtgattacaaaggggattacatctgaattttttcacacacccacccccacttacagatttaatttacttctttcataaattgcattgactgctctgaaatgagacaccaatgtttcaggagtttaggacacagaatatgacacatgcttattcgataattttatttcctatttgggtttatgcataaatttcatttttttaaaagattgctttttccaaggcattgttagatgctagtgttttctgtcataactatgcaaacatctgatttcaaacccagtattatagctattaaactatttcttgttatgatgctatttatgttatgatcttgttatgacatatagtgCAACTGCGCGCACGGTGACCTGAGTTCGATtgccgtctcgaggtcctttgccgatcccgctcccctctctcctcccagctctttcttgtcatctctctactgtcctattacaataaaaggcataaaaagcccaaaataagaaataagttaaaaaaaaaaaaaaaaaggtctgaatttgtcgtggctgtgctttaaattaaattattattaaattattacacagctcagactcattcggggcaacttaagtcggtgctatatgcttgataatttttcttggcggaagctttgcatttggttagctcataaaatattaaagcttaattcaatatcatgtgtacagtttcttaattctgtcattctggtatcgtggacttgctctattgtttcatacaaacgcagctgctgccattttttttttgtacactgtaatagattataagataactaacaaactactactactacctaattgtttatgtggtgaaatgttgtgtaagaaaactggtatgactgcactgtatccctaaaatgtctagtttgaacttgctgtTTGCTAGCAACGGCATGGAaactttgcgttcaaatatttcaactcagatcagtgtttcgtgtctaataattttgacacgaaacaaataaataatctatcaagcagctgtgtaataagtgagataatgtacattcagccagttgttatcacaaaataaagatgtatattatcccttacttattataatcttaagtcaagtgataaaggattttgaaagtctgacagtaatcagtgttgagtgctactgtaaggttaactctgcctggtttaaatgtttcaaaatgattaacaattgaaaatattagaaatttagaaaagtaatcaaaaagtaattaaaaataataagttacattactttaataaagtaattgaaaagttgcattacttattacattttaaatcaagtaacttgtaatctgtaacctattacatttccaaagtaaccttcccaacactgcccgTCATTTTGATGGACATTACCCGTCATTGTAATTTTCATAATGtaattagaataaaacatttaattgcttttatttttggtcacattttcatttttaatcatgaacctacaggacgacagcacagtgtttaaaaacaacaaaacacgctaaaaaaaaattgatttctcgattttaatagattctcattttagtGAACCaaaatcgattcttaaatcacagtcaatcttttggtctatgctgttttcagttgatgaatggacagtacatagtgcatcttccttccaataaatggcaataggctaggctttgtgttactttcgatataaaacaaagtctcagactTCAAATTCTGTtgatttcattaggaaattcaagcaataaataccatttggcgctctttaatgtggagtgatagatcgttgtagcttttgtGTACTTgtctgtgcgtaatcaaacgcaGACTGGAGCGACTGGACAAGGGTGCGATTgcagctacaatttacaatatatcaccctcagtgtaatctgtcaaagtgatggacagccttcagatttttccgtcactgataaaaaaaaaaattccgtcAATGAtagacaattttcggttaacgcgacctctggTGCAACTGTAGTATTAGTATCTACAGGTATAGAAGTGCACACTTCCTTAAATATTCATACAAGGCTTAAAGATAATATTTCCTTACTATGTGTCTCTTTCAAAGGTGTATCAGGATAATGTGTATGCAGAGGGTTGTGCGTTTCACTCCTTCAAGAAAGTGCTGTTTGAGATGGGTCCAGAGTATTCAAGCAAAGTAGAGCTGGCATCATTCCACTCCACCTCTAAGTGCTACATGGGAGAGTGAGTACACATCTATCAAACTTATCATTTTTTATAGAAGCACAAAAACTTGTATTTACAAAAGAATCTATGTATTAAACAATTCATGGCATGTTGATGGTTTGAGTTCACCCAGTCCATACAATTTACTTTCTTTTCTAACATCCAAACACACACTTTCAGATGTGGTTTTCGAGGAGGATACATGGAGGTCATCAACATGGACCCAGAAGTGAAGGCTCAGCTCACCAAGCTGGTATCAGTGCGTTTGTGCCCACCTGCGCCTGGACAAGCCCTCATGGACCTGGTGGTCAACTCACCTCAGCCTGGAGAGCCCTCCTACCAAACCTTTATGAAGGTGCCTTCCTTTTTCCATGTTGTAGAATTTTTACCACAGCGAGTAGACAAGCTAACTTGGTGGTATATGACTCTGGTCTGGTTAAGACATTTGGTCTGATTCGCTAGGAATTGCGTGAATTATTCTCACAGAAGAATTCCACCTAATTCATCACATGcacattacttttttcttaaccttgatttaatgttaatgaatTTGGGATATTTCAAATGAGCAACTGTGTtcctttgaatggtagtatattACAGATTGGTGTGCTTTGGCAAGCTTTATGTGtgcgcttgagcgcttattaggctatgtaagCAATTGaagtctcattattatgatttaaatggtttattaataaacatgcgatTAGTCGActatgcttaaaatgaacaaatactagttgaccagaaaaatctttaatcAAGGGCAGCCcttttaattactcaccctcatgtccttccaaacctgtaagactgtGTGCATCATTGGCACACAAAGCATTCTGaaactgcatagacagcaacacaactaccaagttcaaggcccagaaaggaggtaagaacattattaaaatagttcatgtgacatcagtggttcaactttaatttcaGTGAAGCAATGAGAATACTTtatgtgcgcaaagaaaacaaaaatgatgactttattcaacaatttcttcctTTAGAGGAATGCATTCACATGCCTCGTGGTACGTGCAGGGGCGTCGTTGTATCGCCCTATGATTTCCTAGGAATTCACttaatttgtcaaagtttgaatgaatgaatcaaaagccggtcattacacttaaatcaaatcgcgatatggactatctgtaaatattacgccgcaaaataccatttaaatatgaatcctgcatgttctgcgtgtctctttaTGAATAAATGGTGCAGACGCAGGCGCGGTTTCCTTTACTACACATAAGCGCGTGACGCTCGCGGTGATTTCATAATTTCAGCGTCTGCCATAGAAAATGCAtaaacaacatctccagaagtGCTCTGAGAGTACTTTGTGAG includes:
- the gpt gene encoding alanine aminotransferase 2-like isoform X1, which codes for MLSNRTVSVLKWGRCEAYAAVHPKVSEWVLNFSPLPSLSSPHRNLSASPAAQSEHLHKKMSENGALPHRGKVLTVDTMNANVKKVDYAVRGPIVQRAVQIEKELKEGVKKPFEEVIKANIGDAHAMGQRPITFFRQVMALCTYPQLLDDSKFPEDAKNRARRILQSCGGNSIGAYTTSQGIDCVRHDVANYIQRRDGGIPSDPDNIYLTTGASDGIVTILKLLTAGEGRTRTGIMISIPQYPLYSASVAELGAVQVNYYLNEEKCWSLDISELQRSLQAAREHCNPRVLCIINPGNPTGQVQSRQCIEDVIRFAAKENLFLMADEVYQDNVYAEGCAFHSFKKVLFEMGPEYSSKVELASFHSTSKCYMGECGFRGGYMEVINMDPEVKAQLTKLVSVRLCPPAPGQALMDLVVNSPQPGEPSYQTFMKERTAVLSALAEKAKLTEEILNTVPGISCNPVQGAMYSFPRITLPERAINEAKAKDQAPDMFYCMKLLEETGICLVPGSGFGQREGTYHFRMTILPPTDKLKIMLNKLKEFHQKFTQQYS
- the gpt gene encoding alanine aminotransferase 2-like isoform X2: MSENGALPHRGKVLTVDTMNANVKKVDYAVRGPIVQRAVQIEKELKEGVKKPFEEVIKANIGDAHAMGQRPITFFRQVMALCTYPQLLDDSKFPEDAKNRARRILQSCGGNSIGAYTTSQGIDCVRHDVANYIQRRDGGIPSDPDNIYLTTGASDGIVTILKLLTAGEGRTRTGIMISIPQYPLYSASVAELGAVQVNYYLNEEKCWSLDISELQRSLQAAREHCNPRVLCIINPGNPTGQVQSRQCIEDVIRFAAKENLFLMADEVYQDNVYAEGCAFHSFKKVLFEMGPEYSSKVELASFHSTSKCYMGECGFRGGYMEVINMDPEVKAQLTKLVSVRLCPPAPGQALMDLVVNSPQPGEPSYQTFMKERTAVLSALAEKAKLTEEILNTVPGISCNPVQGAMYSFPRITLPERAINEAKAKDQAPDMFYCMKLLEETGICLVPGSGFGQREGTYHFRMTILPPTDKLKIMLNKLKEFHQKFTQQYS